Proteins from a single region of Pseudarthrobacter sp. NIBRBAC000502772:
- a CDS encoding aldose 1-epimerase family protein, translated as MNGAELQLVSGDYTASVVQRGGALRRLTFQGRDLVVPFDADAPIPSYRGIVAAPWPNRIADGTYRIAGVEHQLPINEPERGTALHGLAFDRLWTVERSGADALSLSCEIPGAPGYPFHLRLRLEYKLDDAGLHTTVTANNAGDEAAPYGVCPHPYLLAGPAPLDEWTVRIPAGSFLEVTPDRLLPVATRTVEGHHFDFRAPRAIGGTQIDHAFTDLEFDDGGHAHLIARDPGGTGVGMAWDRTCPWLQIHTADKPAPAANRLGLAVEPMTCPPDAFNSGQDLLQLEPGSSHQAGWSIFAA; from the coding sequence GTGAACGGCGCCGAACTTCAGCTCGTCTCGGGGGACTACACCGCCTCCGTCGTGCAGCGCGGCGGTGCCCTGAGGCGGCTGACGTTCCAGGGCCGGGACCTGGTGGTGCCGTTCGACGCCGATGCGCCCATCCCGTCCTACCGGGGGATCGTCGCTGCGCCGTGGCCCAACCGGATCGCCGACGGCACCTACCGTATTGCCGGCGTCGAGCATCAACTGCCCATCAACGAACCGGAGAGGGGCACGGCGCTGCACGGGCTCGCCTTCGACCGATTGTGGACCGTTGAACGCAGCGGTGCCGATGCGCTGAGCCTGTCCTGTGAGATCCCCGGCGCGCCTGGGTATCCGTTCCACCTTCGGCTCCGCCTCGAATACAAGTTGGACGACGCCGGGCTGCACACCACCGTCACGGCAAACAACGCCGGAGACGAGGCGGCCCCTTACGGGGTTTGCCCGCACCCGTATCTGCTGGCGGGCCCCGCGCCTCTGGATGAATGGACCGTCCGGATCCCCGCGGGGTCTTTCCTCGAGGTCACGCCGGACCGGCTCCTGCCGGTCGCCACCCGGACGGTGGAGGGCCACCACTTCGACTTCCGGGCGCCGCGGGCAATCGGCGGCACACAGATCGACCACGCCTTCACCGACCTTGAGTTCGACGACGGCGGCCACGCCCACCTGATCGCCAGGGACCCCGGCGGAACCGGGGTGGGCATGGCCTGGGACCGGACATGCCCCTGGCTGCAGATCCATACCGCCGACAAACCCGCCCCCGCAGCAAACAGGCTGGGCCTGGCGGTTGAGCCGATGACCTGTCCGCCGGACGCCTTCAACAGCGGCCAGGACCTGCTGCAGCTGGAACCGGGCAGCAGCCACCAGGCCGGCTGGAGTATCTTCGCCGCCTGA
- a CDS encoding phosphogluconate dehydrogenase C-terminal domain-containing protein — protein MSAEKLTVAVVGAGGKMGMRVSRNLQKSAHTVFYTENSPAGQERVQAEGRDITSTEDAVKNADVVILAVPDTVLGVVSEGVVPQMKAGAILLTLDPAAAYAGLLAKRDDVVQAVAHPCHPSVFLERTTKEEWADTFGGEGAPQNVVAAIDEDAPAATRDSAEAVIRTIYAPVIDVHWVTVKQLAILEPTLVETVACMIGTLLNEALHETVHTAGVPEEAAKAMLFGHVQIALTNALRGSNPFSEACEIAIQYGKDTIIKDDWKKIFDDSELDGVIAKMLKLDAVKR, from the coding sequence ATGTCAGCAGAAAAATTGACCGTCGCCGTCGTCGGAGCCGGTGGAAAAATGGGAATGCGCGTTTCCCGGAACCTCCAGAAGAGCGCCCACACCGTCTTCTACACCGAGAACTCCCCCGCCGGCCAGGAACGCGTCCAGGCCGAGGGCCGCGACATCACCTCCACTGAGGACGCCGTCAAGAACGCGGACGTGGTTATCCTCGCCGTCCCGGACACCGTCCTGGGCGTTGTGTCCGAGGGCGTTGTCCCCCAGATGAAGGCAGGCGCGATCCTGCTCACCCTGGACCCCGCCGCCGCCTACGCCGGCCTGCTGGCCAAGCGCGACGACGTCGTCCAGGCAGTTGCGCACCCGTGCCACCCGTCTGTGTTCCTGGAGCGCACCACCAAGGAAGAATGGGCCGACACCTTCGGCGGCGAGGGCGCCCCGCAGAACGTGGTTGCCGCGATTGACGAGGACGCCCCGGCAGCGACCCGCGATTCGGCCGAGGCAGTCATCCGCACCATCTACGCCCCCGTCATCGACGTCCACTGGGTCACCGTGAAGCAGCTCGCCATCCTCGAACCCACCCTGGTGGAAACCGTGGCCTGCATGATCGGCACCCTGCTCAACGAGGCGCTGCACGAGACCGTGCACACTGCCGGCGTTCCCGAGGAAGCGGCCAAGGCCATGCTGTTCGGCCACGTGCAGATCGCCCTGACCAACGCCCTCCGTGGCTCCAACCCGTTCTCCGAGGCGTGCGAAATCGCTATCCAGTACGGCAAGGACACCATCATCAAGGACGACTGGAAGAAGATCTTCGACGACTCCGAGCTCGACGGCGTCATCGCCAAAATGCTCAAGCTGGACGCCGTCAAGCGCTAA
- a CDS encoding sugar phosphate isomerase/epimerase: MSRTGPGSRIGLSSYAFFWQLSDKVTEPLSLHQALERTAELGVDLFQVCDYAPLEAMTDSELDAVLATADRLGMTLELGTKGIRPEHLRKFLHIAGILGSPLLRTMFNVPGHTPTAEEAVAIFKEVLPEFEAAGVKIAVETYEQVPTSRILDVIRGVDSPYLGICSDPANTVAALEMPREVIDAVAPYVLNMHVKDFAFSRKDGWVGFTYAGAPLGEGLLDYEYMVSKFQPHQRSINQIVEHWLPWQDSEAETIRLENQWTQHSIEFLRSK, from the coding sequence ATGAGCCGCACCGGCCCGGGCTCACGGATCGGCCTGAGCAGCTACGCCTTCTTCTGGCAGCTCTCGGACAAGGTGACCGAACCGCTCAGCCTCCACCAGGCGCTGGAGCGGACCGCGGAACTCGGCGTGGACCTCTTCCAGGTCTGCGACTATGCCCCGTTGGAAGCGATGACGGACTCCGAACTGGATGCCGTCCTGGCCACAGCTGACCGGCTGGGCATGACCCTGGAGCTCGGCACCAAGGGCATCCGCCCGGAGCACCTAAGGAAATTCCTGCACATCGCCGGCATCCTGGGCTCGCCCCTGCTGCGGACCATGTTCAACGTCCCGGGCCACACCCCGACGGCGGAGGAAGCCGTGGCGATCTTCAAGGAGGTCCTGCCGGAGTTCGAAGCCGCGGGCGTCAAGATCGCGGTGGAAACCTACGAGCAGGTGCCCACCTCCCGGATCCTGGACGTGATCCGCGGAGTGGACAGCCCGTACCTCGGCATCTGCAGCGACCCGGCCAACACGGTCGCTGCGCTGGAGATGCCGCGCGAGGTGATTGACGCCGTCGCGCCTTACGTCCTGAACATGCACGTCAAGGACTTCGCGTTCAGCCGCAAGGACGGCTGGGTCGGGTTCACCTATGCCGGCGCACCGCTCGGCGAAGGCCTGCTCGACTACGAGTACATGGTCAGCAAATTCCAGCCGCACCAAAGAAGTATCAACCAGATCGTCGAACACTGGCTGCCGTGGCAGGACTCCGAGGCGGAGACCATCCGCCTAGAAAACCAGTGGACCCAACACAGCATCGAATTCCTAAGGAGCAAGTGA
- a CDS encoding triose-phosphate isomerase family protein produces MSLPAKKPKAIIGVSLKMYFGYQRSVDYCRDVAGVAFAHPAVQGGDIELFVLPTLPVLPEAARILGTAGAAAGAQDIFWEDEGAFTGEVGGKTVAELGGRYAVVGHAERRRIFGEDDTVIGLKTAAAYRNGLTPVLCVGELHAGSPEEAITHCTAEIDAALNRAQSLGPAGRTIVAYEPQWAIGAPDPASPEYISAVITGLDAHLRALPGQADSRVIYGGSAGPGLITKLDSAVAGLFLGRFAHDPKALKTILDETAARLAAAEVAV; encoded by the coding sequence GTGTCACTTCCTGCTAAGAAACCGAAAGCCATCATCGGCGTCAGCCTGAAGATGTACTTCGGCTACCAGCGCTCGGTGGACTATTGCCGCGACGTTGCCGGCGTCGCGTTCGCGCACCCGGCAGTACAGGGCGGCGACATTGAGCTGTTTGTCCTGCCTACTCTCCCCGTCCTTCCCGAAGCTGCCCGCATCCTGGGCACTGCAGGAGCCGCCGCGGGCGCCCAGGACATCTTCTGGGAAGACGAAGGCGCGTTCACCGGTGAAGTGGGCGGCAAGACCGTGGCCGAGCTCGGCGGACGCTACGCCGTGGTGGGCCACGCCGAACGCCGCCGGATCTTCGGCGAAGATGACACGGTCATCGGGCTGAAGACGGCCGCCGCCTACCGCAACGGCCTTACCCCGGTCCTTTGCGTCGGGGAACTTCACGCCGGTTCGCCGGAAGAGGCTATAACGCATTGCACCGCCGAGATCGACGCCGCCCTCAACCGCGCCCAGTCGCTGGGACCCGCCGGCCGGACCATCGTGGCCTACGAGCCGCAGTGGGCCATCGGCGCCCCGGATCCCGCAAGCCCGGAGTACATCAGCGCCGTCATCACCGGGCTGGACGCGCACCTGCGCGCCCTGCCCGGCCAGGCGGACAGCCGCGTGATCTACGGCGGCAGCGCCGGACCCGGCCTGATCACCAAGCTGGACTCCGCCGTCGCGGGCCTGTTCCTGGGCCGCTTCGCCCATGACCCGAAGGCACTGAAGACCATCCTGGACGAGACGGCCGCACGGCTGGCAGCAGCGGAGGTGGCGGTATGA
- a CDS encoding ribose-5-phosphate isomerase, producing the protein MSAKLRLVIGADDAGFDYKEALKADLEASDLVESVTDVGVDATSHTPYPSVAIAAAELIAAGKADRALLVCGTGLGVAIAANKVPGIRAVTAHDSYSVERSILSNDVQVLTFGQRVVGLELARRLAKEWLTYTFDETSASAEKVTLIKDYEGVTSC; encoded by the coding sequence ATGAGCGCCAAACTGCGCCTGGTCATCGGAGCCGACGACGCCGGATTCGACTACAAGGAAGCCCTCAAGGCTGACCTGGAGGCCTCCGACCTGGTCGAATCCGTGACCGACGTCGGGGTGGATGCCACCAGCCACACCCCCTACCCGTCCGTGGCCATCGCCGCCGCCGAACTTATCGCCGCCGGCAAGGCCGACCGTGCCCTGCTGGTCTGCGGCACCGGGCTCGGCGTAGCCATCGCCGCGAACAAGGTTCCCGGCATCCGCGCCGTCACCGCGCACGACAGCTACTCGGTTGAACGCTCCATCCTCTCCAACGACGTCCAGGTCCTCACCTTCGGCCAGCGCGTCGTCGGCCTGGAACTGGCCCGCCGCCTCGCCAAGGAATGGCTCACCTACACCTTCGACGAAACCTCCGCCTCGGCAGAGAAGGTCACACTGATTAAGGACTATGAGGGTGTCACTTCCTGCTAA
- a CDS encoding dihydroxyacetone kinase family protein — protein MTRLFNEPAAFADEMIEGFVASHGRWVKRVSGGVVRNTKSTPDTVALVIGGGSGHYPAFAGLVGQGLAHGAAMGNLFASPSAQQVYNVAKASNNGAGVLLGYGNYAGDVLHFNQAQDRLRKEGIDCRSIAVTDDVSSAPLAERAKRRGIAGDLTVFKVAAAAAEAGYSMDDVVAIAERANDRTRSFGVAFTGCTLPGADHPLFSVPEGRMAVGMGIHGEPGIGETAIPTADELAELLVAKLLTEIPDGLEAAGASARRRVVPILNGLGSVKYEELFVVYRRVAQLLAEAGLEAVDPQVGELVTSFDMAGTSLTLFWLDDALESLWNAPADAPAFRRGAVTAAALDASDGGEVADVELSIPDSTAESRAGAVRILAALGAAKAVVEANADELGRIDAIAGDGDHGIGMERGVRAAVEAATDAVARGAGAATTLHFAADAWSDKAGGTSGALWGMALRAVGDAVGDANAPDAGAVAAGVAGAAAAIMDFGKAKPGDKTLVDVLVPFRDALAAGVHAGHSLTDAWGAAATVAQQAADDTAGLLPLMGRARPHAEKSLGTPDAGAVSMALIVRAIHNTFGEKSPAGNTPSTNSVKENA, from the coding sequence ATGACACGCCTTTTCAATGAACCAGCAGCCTTCGCTGACGAGATGATCGAAGGCTTTGTTGCCTCCCACGGCCGCTGGGTGAAGCGTGTTTCGGGCGGCGTGGTACGCAACACCAAGAGCACCCCGGACACGGTGGCCCTGGTGATCGGCGGCGGCTCCGGCCACTACCCGGCGTTCGCCGGCCTGGTGGGACAGGGCCTGGCGCACGGCGCAGCGATGGGCAACCTCTTCGCCTCCCCCTCGGCGCAGCAGGTCTACAACGTGGCCAAAGCATCCAACAACGGCGCCGGCGTGCTGCTGGGCTACGGCAACTACGCCGGCGATGTCCTGCACTTCAACCAGGCACAGGACCGCCTCCGCAAGGAAGGCATCGACTGCCGCAGCATCGCCGTCACCGACGACGTCTCTTCCGCCCCGCTGGCCGAACGCGCCAAACGCCGCGGCATCGCCGGGGACCTGACCGTCTTCAAGGTCGCCGCCGCCGCAGCGGAAGCCGGCTACTCCATGGACGACGTCGTCGCCATCGCCGAGCGCGCCAACGACCGCACCCGCTCCTTCGGCGTTGCCTTCACCGGCTGCACCCTGCCGGGCGCGGACCACCCGCTGTTCTCCGTCCCCGAGGGCCGGATGGCCGTGGGCATGGGCATCCACGGCGAACCCGGCATCGGCGAGACGGCCATCCCGACGGCGGATGAGCTCGCCGAGCTCCTGGTCGCCAAGCTCCTCACCGAAATCCCCGACGGCCTCGAGGCCGCCGGCGCTTCTGCCCGACGGCGCGTGGTGCCGATCCTCAACGGCCTGGGCAGCGTCAAGTACGAGGAACTCTTCGTGGTTTACCGCCGCGTCGCCCAACTCCTGGCCGAGGCCGGCCTGGAAGCGGTGGACCCGCAGGTGGGCGAACTCGTGACCAGCTTCGACATGGCCGGCACGTCCCTCACCCTGTTCTGGCTCGACGACGCACTCGAGTCCCTCTGGAACGCCCCGGCGGACGCTCCGGCCTTCCGCCGCGGCGCCGTCACTGCGGCGGCACTGGACGCGTCCGACGGCGGCGAAGTGGCCGACGTCGAACTCTCCATCCCGGACTCGACGGCGGAGTCCCGCGCCGGTGCCGTCCGCATCCTCGCCGCGCTCGGCGCCGCCAAGGCCGTGGTGGAAGCGAATGCTGACGAACTGGGCCGGATCGACGCGATCGCCGGCGACGGTGATCACGGCATCGGCATGGAACGCGGCGTCCGCGCCGCCGTCGAAGCCGCAACGGACGCCGTCGCCCGCGGCGCCGGCGCGGCCACCACGCTGCACTTCGCCGCAGACGCCTGGTCCGACAAGGCAGGCGGCACGTCCGGCGCGCTCTGGGGCATGGCCCTGCGGGCCGTCGGTGACGCGGTCGGGGACGCCAACGCCCCCGACGCCGGAGCTGTCGCCGCCGGAGTCGCGGGTGCCGCGGCCGCGATCATGGACTTCGGCAAGGCCAAACCCGGGGACAAAACCCTGGTGGACGTCCTGGTCCCGTTCCGCGACGCCTTGGCAGCCGGAGTGCACGCCGGGCACTCCCTGACCGACGCGTGGGGCGCCGCCGCCACCGTCGCGCAGCAGGCCGCCGACGATACCGCCGGGCTGCTGCCCCTCATGGGCCGCGCCCGCCCGCACGCCGAGAAAAGCCTCGGAACCCCCGACGCCGGAGCGGTCTCCATGGCCCTGATCGTCCGGGCCATCCACAACACCTTCGGCGAGAAATCACCCGCCGGGAACACCCCCAGCACCAACTCAGTCAAGGAGAACGCATGA
- a CDS encoding MFS transporter, with translation MDTTQSVVEKSAIRKVAIRLVPFVALMFFINYLDRTAISFAGPNGMNTDLALSAAQFGFASGVFFIGYILLEIPSNLALHKFGARRWLARIMVSWGIVSLLFTWVGNVEQLYILRFILGVAEAGFFPGAILFLSLWVPSRHRSKILALFYLAQPLTTVIGAPLAGLLIQQHGLFGLEGWRVMFFGVAIPAIIVGIIAWFYLADSPAKAKWLTAEEKTWLTGALETEKKATTASNKHVSVRTVFGNGRVWMLSAIYFGFIYGLYALGFFLPTIIAGFEGLYGAKFDVLQKGLITAIPYLPAAFALYFWSKDATKRGVKTWHIALPALFGGLSIPLALFAGSPAATIAVITITAMSIFAALPNFWTVPTQFLTGAAAAAGIALINTVGNLAGFSAGYITGWLKDLTGSYTVPMFVVGGFMLLSSILMVALSRSGKVSDGVPAEALDPAGAGHHAEP, from the coding sequence GTGGACACCACACAATCGGTGGTCGAAAAATCTGCAATCAGGAAAGTGGCGATCCGGCTTGTTCCCTTCGTCGCCCTGATGTTCTTCATCAATTACCTGGACCGCACGGCAATTTCCTTTGCCGGTCCGAACGGCATGAACACGGACCTGGCCCTCTCGGCCGCCCAGTTTGGCTTCGCCTCCGGCGTCTTCTTCATCGGCTACATCCTGCTCGAGATTCCCAGCAACCTGGCACTGCACAAGTTCGGAGCGCGCCGCTGGCTCGCCCGCATCATGGTCAGCTGGGGCATCGTGTCCCTCCTGTTCACCTGGGTGGGCAACGTGGAGCAGCTCTACATCCTGCGCTTCATCCTGGGCGTAGCAGAGGCCGGGTTCTTCCCCGGCGCCATCCTCTTCCTGAGCCTCTGGGTTCCGTCCCGCCACCGCAGCAAGATCCTCGCCCTCTTCTACTTGGCCCAGCCGCTGACCACCGTGATCGGTGCCCCGCTGGCTGGCCTCCTCATCCAGCAGCATGGCCTCTTCGGGCTTGAAGGCTGGCGCGTAATGTTCTTCGGCGTCGCCATTCCGGCCATCATCGTCGGCATCATTGCCTGGTTCTACCTCGCTGACTCCCCCGCCAAGGCCAAGTGGCTGACCGCCGAGGAAAAGACCTGGCTGACCGGCGCCCTGGAGACGGAAAAGAAGGCGACCACCGCCAGCAACAAGCACGTCAGTGTCCGCACCGTCTTCGGCAACGGCCGGGTCTGGATGCTGTCCGCCATCTACTTCGGCTTCATCTACGGCCTGTATGCCCTCGGGTTCTTCCTGCCCACCATCATCGCCGGCTTCGAAGGCCTCTACGGCGCCAAGTTCGATGTTCTTCAGAAGGGCCTCATCACCGCCATTCCCTACCTGCCGGCGGCGTTCGCCCTGTACTTCTGGTCCAAGGACGCCACAAAGCGCGGCGTCAAGACCTGGCACATCGCCCTCCCGGCGCTTTTCGGCGGCCTGAGCATCCCGCTGGCACTGTTCGCCGGCTCGCCGGCCGCAACGATCGCCGTCATCACCATCACGGCCATGTCGATCTTCGCGGCCCTGCCCAACTTCTGGACCGTACCCACCCAGTTCCTCACCGGCGCGGCAGCCGCTGCCGGCATCGCCCTGATCAACACCGTGGGCAACCTCGCCGGATTCAGCGCCGGGTACATCACCGGCTGGCTCAAGGACCTGACCGGCAGCTACACGGTACCGATGTTCGTCGTCGGCGGCTTTATGCTCCTGTCCTCCATCCTCATGGTGGCGCTGAGCCGCTCCGGCAAGGTCAGCGATGGAGTCCCGGCGGAAGCCCTTGACCCTGCAGGGGCCGGACACCACGCCGAGCCGTAA
- a CDS encoding FadR/GntR family transcriptional regulator, with amino-acid sequence MTLNSAASAAKISAALGSVGQGSVVSEVAERLLAYFTSGDIAVGTRLPAERQLAASLGVGRSAVREALAALEILGIVIVRPGSGTYLRDGISELLPRTLSWGLMLGAPRTRELVELRSGLEVQAAQLAADRITDEALDRMRGNLEIMAHTLDDLAAFVEADALFHREIAESSGNQVLQELLQSIRSLLRIWVDRALTDEGHAAAALREHSQIFAALEARDPDAVTLTMRSHMQTASRRLLAGFDASQ; translated from the coding sequence GTGACCCTAAATTCCGCTGCCTCGGCGGCCAAGATCAGTGCCGCCCTCGGCTCCGTAGGGCAGGGTTCCGTTGTGTCGGAGGTTGCCGAGCGCCTTCTGGCCTATTTCACAAGCGGGGATATCGCCGTCGGAACCCGGCTTCCTGCGGAGCGCCAGCTCGCGGCGTCCCTCGGTGTCGGCAGGTCTGCCGTGCGCGAGGCGTTGGCAGCCCTGGAAATCCTGGGCATCGTGATTGTCCGCCCAGGTTCAGGGACCTACCTCCGGGACGGCATTTCCGAACTCCTGCCCCGCACGCTGAGCTGGGGCCTGATGCTTGGGGCGCCCCGGACCCGAGAGCTGGTGGAGCTGCGAAGCGGCCTGGAGGTCCAGGCGGCGCAGCTGGCTGCCGACCGGATTACCGACGAAGCGCTGGACCGCATGCGCGGCAACTTGGAAATTATGGCCCACACGCTCGATGACCTTGCCGCGTTCGTCGAGGCGGACGCTTTGTTTCACCGCGAAATTGCCGAGAGTTCGGGCAATCAGGTTCTGCAGGAGCTGCTGCAGAGCATCCGGTCCCTGCTGCGGATCTGGGTGGACCGTGCGCTGACCGACGAGGGGCATGCGGCGGCGGCCCTGAGGGAACACTCGCAGATCTTTGCGGCCCTTGAAGCGCGGGACCCCGACGCCGTCACACTGACTATGCGTTCACACATGCAGACGGCTTCCAGGCGACTGCTCGCTGGCTTCGACGCATCGCAGTAG
- a CDS encoding LacI family DNA-binding transcriptional regulator, protein MGRLANVSTQTVSRYFTGVGYVRTETRDRIAAAIEELGYVPNQSARTLRTSRTNSVGVLTMGAFSYGSAGVLTGLGVAAREADVTLTIAALDLDFEAKNWENEARRALTHFKSVQVDGIVLSTPLPDVDKLLADWDQSTPLITVSELPWTDEGSAGTHSHAAGWEATQHLIGLGHRDILHIAGPATRNEARERERGYRDAMLGARLSPHVLNVADDWSSISGYRAGVLADPATFTAVFAANDEIALGFMSALERRGARAPHDFSIVGVDDMPTAAYFSPPLTTMRLDFRALGIATFKMLHHQILTGERAQHYVVEPELVIRDSTSGAQRL, encoded by the coding sequence GTGGGGAGGCTGGCAAACGTCTCGACCCAGACGGTGTCCCGGTATTTCACCGGTGTTGGTTATGTGCGGACCGAGACGCGGGACCGGATCGCCGCTGCCATCGAAGAACTTGGGTACGTACCAAATCAATCCGCCCGCACTCTCCGCACGAGCAGGACGAACTCCGTTGGCGTCTTAACCATGGGCGCTTTCAGCTACGGCAGCGCCGGCGTGCTCACCGGACTGGGAGTTGCAGCCCGCGAGGCCGACGTCACCCTCACCATTGCCGCCCTTGATCTCGACTTCGAAGCGAAGAACTGGGAAAACGAGGCGCGGCGCGCACTAACTCACTTCAAGTCCGTACAGGTCGACGGAATAGTCTTGTCGACACCGCTGCCGGACGTCGACAAACTCCTAGCAGATTGGGACCAGTCGACACCCCTGATCACAGTCTCCGAACTTCCATGGACGGACGAAGGCTCCGCAGGCACACACTCCCACGCCGCCGGCTGGGAAGCGACCCAGCACCTCATTGGACTCGGGCACCGGGACATCCTGCACATCGCCGGCCCCGCGACCCGCAACGAAGCACGGGAGCGTGAGCGCGGTTACCGCGATGCCATGCTCGGCGCCAGACTTAGTCCACACGTGCTCAACGTTGCAGACGACTGGTCCTCGATTTCCGGGTATCGCGCCGGGGTACTGGCGGATCCGGCCACATTCACGGCTGTCTTCGCAGCCAACGACGAGATTGCCCTGGGCTTCATGAGCGCCCTGGAAAGGCGCGGGGCCCGAGCACCTCACGACTTTTCAATCGTTGGCGTTGACGACATGCCTACAGCAGCCTACTTCTCACCTCCGCTAACCACCATGCGACTCGACTTCCGGGCGCTGGGCATCGCGACTTTCAAAATGCTCCACCATCAGATCCTCACAGGAGAACGCGCCCAGCATTACGTCGTCGAGCCCGAGCTTGTGATTCGCGATTCGACCTCAGGCGCGCAACGGCTCTAG
- a CDS encoding ABC transporter substrate-binding protein, giving the protein MINPSSPSAAAAQEKVITDFQAANPDITIKKTNRAVDAHKDALRTSIGTAAAPDIYDFWAGPGLGGELVKNGASADLSAQYTEYKWPERFTEAALGPVTQYGGYHGVPWKLNGEAMYYNKALFEQAGITEVPKTMDELNDAAAKLKDAGITPIEFGGTVNWHVMRLLDTFLEGYCGSDTFDKLVTRQANWGQEECVTKSFTNLQKWSKDYFNSGFIGINNDEASSLFFNGKAAMALEGDWFNAQIKDKATKAEDYGVFPLPTGTGRMYGFEQAMYITKDSKHADAAAKFLDFMMSTPVQKETLGKFSTQSVNKEVKPTGTDELTKSWEGIFADAKGLYMNNDQNLTQSQTTEYWRIQNLVATGSLDPAKAGAEFQKFLDSSK; this is encoded by the coding sequence GTGATCAACCCGAGCTCCCCGTCAGCGGCGGCGGCGCAGGAAAAGGTCATCACGGATTTCCAGGCAGCCAACCCTGACATCACGATTAAGAAGACCAACCGGGCAGTCGATGCGCACAAGGATGCGCTGCGGACCTCTATCGGTACTGCCGCGGCCCCCGACATTTATGACTTCTGGGCGGGCCCGGGTCTTGGTGGCGAGTTGGTGAAGAACGGCGCCAGTGCTGACCTGAGTGCCCAGTACACCGAGTACAAGTGGCCCGAACGGTTCACGGAGGCAGCCCTCGGGCCCGTTACGCAGTACGGCGGCTACCACGGGGTTCCGTGGAAGCTCAACGGTGAAGCGATGTACTACAACAAGGCTTTGTTCGAACAGGCCGGCATCACTGAGGTGCCGAAGACCATGGACGAACTGAACGATGCAGCCGCGAAGCTCAAGGACGCCGGAATCACGCCGATCGAGTTCGGCGGTACCGTCAACTGGCACGTCATGCGCCTGCTCGACACTTTCCTCGAGGGCTACTGCGGTTCTGACACGTTCGACAAGCTGGTCACCAGGCAGGCAAATTGGGGCCAAGAAGAGTGCGTGACGAAGTCCTTCACGAACCTTCAGAAGTGGTCAAAGGACTACTTCAACTCCGGATTCATCGGCATCAACAATGACGAAGCCTCGTCGCTGTTCTTCAACGGCAAGGCCGCCATGGCCCTCGAAGGAGACTGGTTCAACGCCCAGATCAAAGACAAGGCCACCAAGGCCGAGGACTATGGCGTGTTCCCCCTGCCGACCGGCACCGGCCGCATGTACGGCTTCGAGCAGGCCATGTACATCACCAAGGACAGCAAGCACGCTGATGCTGCGGCCAAGTTCCTGGACTTCATGATGTCCACTCCGGTTCAGAAAGAAACGCTGGGCAAGTTCTCGACCCAGTCAGTGAACAAGGAAGTCAAACCCACAGGCACGGACGAACTCACCAAGTCCTGGGAAGGCATCTTCGCCGATGCAAAGGGCCTGTACATGAACAACGACCAGAACCTCACCCAGTCCCAGACCACTGAATACTGGCGCATCCAGAACCTGGTCGCCACCGGCAGCCTGGACCCGGCCAAGGCCGGGGCTGAGTTCCAGAAGTTCCTGGATTCGAGCAAATAG